GGGCGCCGACCGTCACACCATCGAAGTCGCCGAAGGAGGTCGGCTGGAAGTCGCCGCCCTCACGGACGAGAACCGTCTGGTCTGCGCTGTAGTACGGGTTCGAGAAGGCGATCGACTCCTGGCGATCCTCGGTGATCGTCATCGCGGCGGCGATCACGTCGATCCGCTCGTTTTGCAGCGCCGGAATGAGCGAGGAGAACTCGAACTCCTCCCACTCGTCGAGTTCGTAGTCGGTCTCGGCGACGACCGCCTCGAGCAGGTCGATGTCGTACCCGACAAGTTCGCCGTCCTCGATCATCTCGAACGGCGGGAAGCCCGGGGCGGTGCCCGGCGTCAGCAGGTCGTCGCCACCCAGACAGCCTGCGGTGGCAGTCAATCCGGCGACGGCGGACCCTCCAGTCAGTTGCAAGTACGTCCGACGGCTTACGGAATCGGTGACGTGGCGTGTCATACTCAGTTGCAACGGCGAGGAGCGGTTTCAACCTTTCTGGTGTCGACGCACTCGCAAATTTTGCACGGGCAAGGCGACAACCGGCGATGATTCGACTCGGCGGATCAGTCCGCATCCGTCACGCCGGAACGCGAAGCCGACGTTGGAGATTCCCGCCCGAGCAGCCACGCGGCGGCGGCGACGCCGACGAGCGCCCCGGCGAGCACGAGCAGGTTGACGAGTTGCCACGTCGCGTCGTAGAGAACCAAGTCACGACCGAGCAACAGCGTCCCAACGAGCAGCGCGATCGCGGCGATGGTGAGAGCGCGGACCCGGTCCGAACCGGGAAATCCGCCCCGTTCGTACGTGTCAACCACGACCGAGAGCAGCGCCAGATATCCGGAAAGCGACAGACCGTAAAACCACGCTTGCGCCCCGGGGGAGTACGTGAGCAGGGGGATCGCCCGGGAGAAGACTGCGCCGGCCAAAAGCAATCCGAGCGCGGCGAAAAGCGTCAGCCGAACCCGGCGAACCGAGGGGCCCCTACCGTCGGATCCGGCCCAGAACGTCGCGAGCCCGAGAAACGTGAAGATGAGCAGCGCGACCACCAGATGGAGCGCATGAGTCGACATCGTGTAGCCGCCGGGGACGAGCCCGCCGACGGTGACGGTGACGGCCCCGACTGCGATCTGCAGCGGCAACACGACCACTGCGAGGGTGGCTGCAAGCCGGATTCGGCGGTCGTCCAGTCGCCACGCCCAGCCCGCCATGCCGATGATGAAAAACCCGGTGACCATCGCCCACACGCGGTGGAACCACTCCACGAAGTCGGGATTGAACGTGAGCGCCGGCACCAGCTGATCGGAACAGAGGGGCCACTGCGCCTGACACGCCAGCCCGGATCCGGTCGCGGCCGTGTACACGCCGATTGCAAACAGCGCGAGCGTCATCCCGGTGGTGAGGCCCGCGTACCGCCGAAACGTGAGCCAATCGGGGCGGAGACTCATTGAAACACTGTCGGGGTGGCGGCTACTTGAGCGTTTCAGTCGCAGGAGTCCACCTGATTCGAATCCCGCAGGGCACACGCCGCATTCAAGTCGGCGACAACGAAGCTACAGTATGGTCGATCTCGACGAACGGGCCGCCCGACTCGACGGATTCCTCGAGGAACGTGGCCTCGAGGCAGTGTGGTTCGCCCGACCCAACGGCTTCGCGTGGCTCACCGGCGGCAGCAACGTCGTCGATCGCGACGCCCCGGTCGGCGTCGCCGCCGCCGGCTACGACGGGGAGTTCCGCGTCGTAACCGACAACATCGAAGGGGAGCGCATCGCCGCGGAGGCGGTTCCCGACGCCTTCACTGTCGAGGAAACACCCTGGTATTCGAGCAGTCTCGCAGAAGCCGTCGCCGAACACTCCCCGACCCCGGCGGCGGCGGACGTTCCAGTTCCCGGATTCGACGAGTTCGACCCGGGTCGGCTCCGGCAGCCGCTCTCCGAGACGGACACGGATCAGTATCGCGAACTCGGAGGGGAGGTCGCCGCAGCCGTCGAGAGTGTCTGTCGGGAACTCGAACCCGGGGACACGGAACACGAAGTCGCCGCGGGGATCCGGATTGCGCTTGCCGCCGGGAACGTCGAGGCGCCGGTCGTGCTCGTCGGCGGCGGCGAACGCGCACGGAAGTACCGACATTACACGCCCACCGACGCCGAACTCGGCGACTACGCGCTGGTATCGGTCACCGCCGAGCGGGGCGGGCTGTACGTCTCCTGTACACGAACCGTCGCGTTCGATCCGCCCGACTGGCTCCGCGAGCGGTTCCGGACTGCTGCACGAGTCGAAGCGACGGCGCTTGCGGCCACGCGGGCGGCCGCTGAACGCGGCACAAACGAACCAGGGACGAACGGCACTCCCGAAACCGCCGGCGACGTGTTCGCAGCGATCCAGCGGGCGTACGACGCGCTCGGCTGGAACGGAGAGTGGCGCGACCACCATCAGGGAGGCGCCGCCGGCTACGCCGGCCGGGAATGGATCGCAACGCCGGACGCCGAAGAGCCGGTGTACGCGCCGATGGCGTACGCCTGGAACCCCACCGTCCAGGGAGCCAAAAGCGAGGACACCGTCCTGATCGACGATGGATTCGAAACGCTGACGGAAACCGGAGACTGGCCGACCCTCGAGGTGGAGGCTGTCCCGGAAGCGCTACCGGAATCGGTCGAGTCACCCACGCTGAGCCGACACGCTCCGGTCGATTTCAGTGGCCGATGAGAAACCTATTTGTCGAAGGGCTGATACAGGGCGGACATGACCTGGTACGCGATCGACGCGGTCGACGACGCGATCGACGCGACCCGTCGGTTCCTGTTCCCGTTTAGCCTGGTCCGCTGGGTCAAACTCGCGGTGATCGTCCTCTTCATCGGCGGCGGCAGCGCGAGCAACGCCTCGAACGTTCCCTCCGCGGGCGGGGAGTTCACGCTGCCCGACGGGTTTCCGGCAGACGGACCCGCGGCTCCGAACGGAGCCGCTCTGCCCGGCGATCCGTTCGCCGTACCGGAGTTCCTCCTCGCGATCGTCGCCGGGATCGTCGTCCTTGCGGTGTTGCTTTCGATCGTCTCGACGGTACTGGAGTTCGTCTTCTATGACGCCCTCCGGACGAACGACGTCCTGCTTTGGGATCCGTTCAAGCGTCGGTTCCTCCAGGGCATCCGGCTCATCCTCTTTCAGATCGGCGTCAGCGTGCTGGTCTTTGCGCCGGTTGCCCTGGCGGGCTACGGCCTGTACGTGGCCGACCCGGCGGTTCCCTCCCGGCTGGCGGTGTTCGTTCTGGCCGGCCTGGTGCTGTTGGGAGTGTTCCTGCTCTGGCTGCTGGTGTTGACCTTCACTGACGACTTCGTCGTCCCGATCATGGTGCTCGAAGACGAGACCGTCCTCGGCGCCTGGAGCCGGTTCTGGCCGACGCTTTCGGGCGAGTGGGTGCAGTTTCTGGTGTACCTGGTGGTGTACTTCCTTCTGGCGCTCGGCATCGGCATCGGCCAGAGCATCGTGACGCTCGTTCTGGCGGGGATCGTGGTCGCGCTGGGAGCGATCGCCGGGCTGGTGATCGTCGGTCTCATGGGTGGTCTCGCCGTCGCAGTCGAATCCGCAGTCGGCCTTGCGCTTCTGGGACTGCTGGTGCTGTTCGTGATCCTCGCGCTGGCCGTGGTGATCCTCCCCATCCGGATCCTGGTGGTAACCTACCTGACGACCTACCAGCTTGCGGTTCTGGGCGGCGCAAATCGGACGTTCATGCTGCTTCCCGACTCGGTACTCCCGGATCCCGACGCGATAGACGACGGTGGGGACCGCGGCGGGAATCGAGGCGAGGCCGACAGCCCAGCCTAGCGGAACGGAACCGGCCTGGCGTCACTCGACGGGATCGCCCTCGGTGACGATGGCGACGAGGTCCGCGGCTGCGTCCTCGATGGAGGACTCGTTTTCGACCATTCGAACCGGCGCGTCCGTCTGCATGGCGTACGACATCGCCGCCGTGCGGGTCAGGTCCTGATGGAAATCGATCGAGTGGACGCCGGTCTCGCGGTAGGACCGGTAGCTCGCCTCCTCGCGTCGCGAGGCAATCGTCTCCGGCGACGCCTCGATCAACACGAACCGGTCGGGATCGACGTCCCGAAGCGACGACCTGGACAGCCCGGGCAGATAGCCGTGGACCGTCGCGACCGCGAGATGAGTGTTGAGGATCACTGCCCGTCCGCGGGCGCGACCTGCGACGTACTCGGCAGATCGACGCTGCAACAGCTGGAGGTCGCGCTGACTCAGCTTCGAAAGTTCGTCACGGTCCCTCGTGAGACCGCGGGCGGCGGCCTTCTCGAGCATTACGTCGCCGAAGTTGATGAGTTCGTATCCGTCGCCGAGTTCCGCCCGTGCGGTTCGACACACCTCCGAGGCGCCGACACCGGGGACGCCGGAAACGACAGTGAGATCCATCAAAACGACACCTCCTCGTCGGTTTCGGGGTTCATGCCCCTGTCGTCGTAGAACTTCCGTCCGATGTACTGCTCGCCCACGAACGTGATCAGCGCGTCGTACAGTTCGTCGACGCTGTCGAACTCCGCCTGATCGGTGCGGGAAAGCACCTCAGCGATGGTCTCTGGATCGCCATACATCGCGTCGAGTTCGACATCGCCGACCCCCTCGATTACGGTGTCCCGATGGGCCGGGAAGTCGAACTCGCGGATGAACAGGTCCCGGGTCTGTGGAAGTCTCATGCAGATTGTTATTGTCCCACATGACATATAAGTGTGTCAGGCCCCCATCACCGCAACCGAAACGCTTTCACGGCGATGTACGGAAGCGATAGACGATGCGGAAAAGTGGTCCGCCGAAGGGGTTGATCTCGTATCTCGTGCTCGAACTACTCGAAGAGAAACCCCGATACGGGTACGAGATACTCAAGGAAATTTCCGAAATAAGCGGGGATCACTGGGAACCGTCGTACGGGTCGGTGTATCCGATCCTTTATAAGTTCGAGGAGAAGGAGTGGGCCCGGCGGATCGAACGGGAGGACGAACCGGACCGCAAGTACTTCGAACTCACCGACGACGGCCGGGCCGAACTCGAGGGGAAGCGGACCGAGACCGCCGGGAAAGCCAAGGACTTCGCCGACGTCATTCTGGGTTTCTATCACGTGTACGCCGCCGTCGGGACCGACGACCGCTTTCGGGTTCCCCAGCGGGACGGTGAGTGGCAGTTCGACGAGGAGTTCAGCGCGTGGATCGTCGAACAGATGATCCGCCACCACGAGCGCGACTTCGGGGAGTTCGAGCGGATCGACCTCACGCCCGAGGAGTTCACAGAACGGCACGGACTGTGAGCCCCTCGATCCGAGAGGTCGGCTCCCGTCACGGAGCAGTCGATCCGCACGTTTTTGATTCCACGCACCAACAGTAGCGTATGAGCACCAGGCGCAAGCCGGAGTGGCTGAAGATGCAGGCGCCATCGGGCAACCGGTTTACGGAGGTCAAATCAGCCCTCCGCGACCGGGATCTCCACACGGTGTGTGAGGAGGCAAACTGCCCGAACATGGGCGAGTGTTGGAGCGGACGCGACGGCCCCGGAACGGCGACGTTCATGCTGATGGGCGAACGCTGCTCGCGCGGGTGCAACTTCTGTGACGTCCAGACCGGCGGGATGGACCCGCTGGATCCCGACGAGCCCGCCGACGTCGCGGCGGCAGTCGAGGAGATCGGACTCGACTACGTCGTCCTCACCTCCGTCGACCGCGACGACCTCCCCGATCAGGGCGCGGGCCACTTCGCCGAGACGATCAGGGAAATAACGCGGGCGGCCCCCGAAACCCTCGTGGAGGTGTTGATCCCGGATTTTCAAGGCGAGCCCGACCTGGTCCGGAAGATCATCGACGCCGAGCCCGACGTGATCGCACACAACGTCGAGACCGTCGAACGGCTCCAGTGGCCCGTCAGGGATCGGCGGGCCGGCTACGAACAGTCGCTTTCCGTGCTCGATCAGGTCCGCCGCGAGTCGGACGCGTACACGAAAACCAGCATCATGCTCGGACTCGGAGAGTACGACCACGAGGTGTACCAGACGCTCGTCGACCTCAGGGAGATCGGCGTCGACATCGTCACGTTCGGCCAGTACCTGCAGCCCTCCAGGTCACACCTCGACGTTTTCGCGTACGTCCACCCCGACGTCTTCGATACCTGGCGGCGGGTCGCAGAGGAGGAACTCGGCTTCAGCTACTGCGCCTCGGGCCCGATGGTCAGATCCTCCTACAGGGCCGGCGAACTGTTCGTGGAGGCGCTGGCCCGGGAAGAAGAAAATCTCGACGAGGCCCGTCGCATCGCCCGAGCAGCGAGCCAGTAGCTGGATCAACGGCGACCCCGGTACCGTGGCCGGCAGTATTTCTCCCCATGAAAAATTATTTACGAAACTTCTATTACTCGAGCGGCGAGATTCACCCGTATGCGTAGGTGGGTCCGACCGTGAGCGTACTCGAGCGCGATCCAAGGGACGACATGTATCGAATTCTCGACGAGGACGGCACGGCTGTCGGTGAGGTTCCCGATCTCGAGGAAGAAACGCTGGTCGGCATGTATCGGCACATGAAACTCGCCCGCCACTTCGACAAGCGGGCGGTCAGCCTCCAGCGCCAGGGGCGGATGGGGACGTATCCGCCGCTGTCCGGACAGGAGGCCTCCCAGATCGGGAGCGCGTACGCGCTGGACGAGGACGACTGGATGATCCCCAGCTACCGCGAGCACGGTGGGGCGCTCGTTCGGGGACTCCCGCTGGAGAAGACGCTGTTGTACTGGATGGGTCACGAGGCGGGCAACTCAGCCCCCGAGGAGGCGAACATCTTCCCGGTCGCGGTGCCGATAGCCTCCCAGATCCCGCACGCGACGGGGGCAGCGTGGGCCTCCAAACTCCGCGGCGAGGACGACAAAGCGTTTATCTGTTACTTCGGGGACGGCGCCACTTCCGAGGGCGACTTCCACGAGGGGCTCAATTTCGCGGGCGTGTTCGATACCCCGAACGTCTTCTTCTGTAACAACAACCAGTGGGCGATCTCGGTTCCCCGCGAACGTCAGACCAAATCGGAGACGCTCGCACAGAAGGCCACAGCCTACGGCTTCGAGGGGATCCAGGTCGACGGGATGGATCCGCTGGCGGTCTACGAAGTCACGCGGGAGGCCGTCGAGAAGGCGAAAGATCCCGACGAGGGCCAGCGCCGACCGACGATGATCGAGGCGGTGCAGTACCGGTTCGGCGCACACACAACCGCCGACGATCCCAGCGTCTACCGCGACGAAGAGGAAGTCGAACGCTGGCGGCAGAAAGATCCGATCCCGCGGCTGGAGACGTATCTGAAAAGCGAGGGAATCCTCGACGACGACCGGATCGAGGGGATACAGGAGTCGATCGAAGCTCAGGTGGCCGACGCGATCGACGCCGCGGAGTCGACTGCGCGCCCCACCCCCGACGAGATGTTCGAGAGCGCGTACGCGGAGCTGCCCGATCGGCTCCAAAAGCAGTACGAACAGTTCGAACAGCTTCGCGAAGAACTCGGTGACGAAGCGTTCCTGGAGGAGTAATCATGGCAAGCGAACGAGAGACACAGAACCTCACGCTGGTACAGGCGGTACGGGACGGACTCTACACCGAGATGCAACGCGACGAGGAAGTGATCGTTCTCGGCCAGGACGTCGGGAAGAACGGCGGCGTCTTCCGTGCGACTGAGGGCCTCTGGGAGGAGTTCGGCGAACAGCGGGTGATCGACACGCCGCTGGCGGAGTCGGGGATCATCGGCACCTCCGTCGGTATGGCCGCGATGGGAATGCGTCCGGTGCCGGAGATCCAGTTTTCGGGCTTCATGTATCCCGGTTTCGACCAGATCATCTCCCACATGGCCCGGATGCGAACCCGCACCCGAGGACGGTACACGCTCCCGATGACGCTTCGAGCCCCGTACGGCGGCGGGATCCGCGCGCCAGAGAGCCACTCGGAGTCGAAGGAGGCGTTCTACGTCCACGAGGCCGGCCTCAAAGTCGTCGTTCCCTCGACGCCGTACGACGCAAAAGGGCTTCTTTCGGCCTCGATACGGGATCCCGACCCAGTGGTCTTCCTCGAACCGAAACTCATCTACCGGGCGTTCCGGGAGCAAGTGCCCGAAGGCGAGTACACCATCGAACTCGGCGAGGCGAAGACTCGAAGGGAGGGCGAAGACGTCGCCGTGTTCACCTGGGGAGCGATGGCGCGCAGGACGCTGGAGGCCGCAGAGAACCTCGCCGAGGACGGCATCGAGTGTGAGGTGGTCGACCTCCGGACGCTGTCCCCCCTCGACGAGGGGGCGATCCTCGAGGCGTTCAAGAAGTGCGGCCGTGCGGCGGTCGTCCACGAGGCGCCCCGAACCGGCGGACTCGCCGGAGAGATCACGAGTATCATCCAGGAGGAGGCGCTTGCCTACCAGGAAGCCCCCGTAACGCGGATAACCGGTTTCGACGTGCCGTATCCGCTGTACGCGCTGGAGGATTACTACCTGCCGAACGAAGCCCGGATCGAGGCGGGCATCAGGGAGGCGGTCGAGTTCCCATGAGCACCAAAGAATTCAAGCTCCCGGACGTCGGCGAAGGGGTCGCGGAGGGGGAACTCGTCTCCTGGCTCGTCGAACCCGGCGACGCCGTAAGCGAGGACCAGCCGGTCGCCGAGGTAGAGACCGACAAGGCGCTCGTGGAAGTGCCCTCGCCGTACAACGGCACCGTAAAGCAACTGTACGTCGAGGAAGGCGAGATGGTTCCGGTCGGCGACGTGATCATCAGTTTCGAACTCGACGATGGCGACGACGACGACGGCGACGAGACAGTCGAGGCGGCCGTCGAACCCGACGACACCGAAATGGAGGCGGCCGAACCCGAAACGGAACCCGAACCCGCCGCCGAACCGGAGCCGGCGGGAGTCGAGTCAACCGACGGGGAAACAGCGGACGTCGAAACGCCCGAGGGTCGGGTGTTCGCGCCGCCGTCGGCCCGTCGGATCGCCCGCGAACTCGGCGTCGACATCGCGGCAGTGTCCGGCAGCGGACCGGGAGGCCGCATCACGGAGACCGACGTTCGCGAACACGCCGAGGCGACGGCGTCTGTGGAGCCCGAACCGACGCCGACCACGGAAGTCGAGACCAGAGACGCCGAGACCAGAGACGCCGAGACCAGAGACGCCGCGACTGGAGAGGCCCGGACCGCAGAGGCCGCGACCCCGACCGGCGTCGAACCCGCAGGCAGGGACAACACGCTCGCGGTGCCGGCGACGCGCCGGATCGCCCGCGAGGAGGGCGTCGACATCGACGATGTCCCGACCGACCTGACCCGGGACGGGGAGCCCTTCGTCACCGAACAGCAGGTCCGGGAGTACGCCCGGGCCCTCGAGGCGGCTGTCGAGGCCGAAGCGGCTGCGGAGCCGACCGCGGGGACGGATACCGCCGACGCGGGCGTCGAAACCGCGACGCCAACCCCCGGAGAGCCCGGGACTGCCCAACGGCCCGAAGAGACAGTTCCGTATCGCGGGGTCAGGCGAACGATCGGCGAACAGATGGAGGAGTCGAAGTACACAGCGCCACACGTTACCCACCACGACACGGTCGAGGTGTCGGCACTCGCGGATGCGCGCGAACGCCTGAAACCCCGCGCAGAAGAGCAGGGCGTCTCGCTGACGTATCTCCCGTTCGTGATGAAAGCGGTCGTGAAGGGATTGAAGGAGTACCCCATCCTCAATTCCCAACTCCGGGAGGAGGACGAAGAGATCGCACTCAAAAAGTATTACAACGTCGGCATCGCGGTCGCGACCGACGCCGGACTGATGGTGCCGGTCGTCGAAAACGTCGACGAAAAGGGGCTCTTCGAGCTCTCGAGGGAGGTTCACGACCTCGCCTCCCGGGCGCGGGAGCGGAAACTCGATCTCGAAGAGATGCGCGGCGGGACGTTCACGATCACGAACTTCGGGGCGATCGGCGGCGAGTACGCGACACCGATCATCAACTACCCCGAGACCGCGATCCTCGGGCTGGGTGCAATCGAGAAGCGTCCTGTCGTCGAGGACGACGAAGTGGTCGCTCGCCCGACGCTGCCGCTGTCGTTGACCATCGACCACCGCGTCATCGACGGCGCCGAGGCGGCGGCGTTCACCAACACGGTGATGTCCTCCCTGAACGAGCCATTGTTGTTGTTAGAGTAGCGGTTCGACGGCGCGGGTTGTTGTTGGAGTAGCGGTTCGCCTTGCGAGGAATCCAACCGACCGACTTAAGGAACGATTCGACGCATATCATACACGAACAATGGTTGTTGGAGACATCTCAACCGGAACGGACGTACTGGTTATCGGCGCCGGACCGGGCGGCTACGTCGCCGCCATCCGCGCGGCGCAACACGGCCTCGACACCACGCTCGTCGAGCGTGACGCCTACGGCGGGGTCTGTCTGAACTACGGCTGCATCCCCTCGAAGGCGCTGATCACCGGCGCAGGGCTGGCCCACGAGGCGGGCAACGCCGAACACATGGGGATTCACGCCGACCCCGCAGTGGACATGGAGGGGCTCGGCGGCTGGAAGGACGACGTCGTCGACCAGCTCACCGGCGGCGTCGAGAAACTGTGCAAGGCCAACGGCGTCAACCTCGTGGAGGGCGAGGCGTCGTTCGCGGACGAAAACACCGTCCGCGTCGCCCACGGCGGCGACGGGCAGGGATCGGAGTCGATCGAGTTCGAACACGCGATCGTCGCCACCGGCTCGCAGCCGATCGAACTCCCAGGTTTCGACTTCACGGACGAGGAGGTGTGGACCTCGCGGGACGCGCTCGCGGCAGACACGATCCCCGACCGGCTCGTCGTGGTCGGCGCGGGCTACATCGGCATGGAGCTGGCGACCGTATTTGCAAAGCTCGGTACCGACGTCACGGTCGTGGAGATGCTCGACGACGCGTTGCCGATGTACGAATCCGACGTCGCGCGAGTGGTCCGAAAGCGCGCGAAGGATCTCGGCATCGAGTTCCAGTTCGGCGAGGGCGCAAGCGAGTGGCAGGAGTCGCCCGACGGCGGCATCCAGGTCGTCACCGAGACCGAGGACGGTGTCGAGTCGACCTACGCCGCGGACAAGGTGCTCGTCGCCGTCGGACGCCGGCCCGTCACCGAAGGCGTCGGGCTCGAGGCGGCCGGGATCGAGACCGACGACAACGGGTTCATCGAGGTCGACGACCGAATGCGCACGAACAGAGACCACGTGTTCGCGATCGGTGACGTCGCCGGCGAGCCAATGCTCGCCCACGTCGCGAGCCACGAGGGGATCGTCGCCAGCGAGGTGATCGCCGGCGAGCCCGCCGCGATGGACGCCCAGGCGGTGCCTGCGGCGGTGTTTACCGATCCCGAGGTCGCCACGGTCGGCATGACCGAGGCCGAAGCCGAGGAGGAGGGATTCGAGCCGGTCGTCGGCGAGATGCCGTTCCGGGCCTCCGGCCGGGCGCTCACCGCCGACCACACCGACGGCTTCGTCCGGATCGTCGCCGACGAGGAGACGGGACTCGTGCTCGGCGGACAGATCGTCGGCCCCGAGGCCTCCGAACTGATCGCGGAGGTGTCACTGGCCGTGGAGATGGGCGCGACGCTCGAAGACGTCGGATCGACGATCCACACTCACCCGACGCTTGCGGAGGCGGTCATGGAGGCCGCCGAGAACGCACAGGGGCAGGCGATTCATACCCTGAACCGCTGAGACTGCCGAACAGCTGAACAGTCCACCCGTCGAACCGCGTTTCAGTCGTCGCCGGTCGCCTTCGCCGGCTTCCGTCGGTCGCTTCTGGGCCCCTCGGCGTCGACATCGGGGAGGTGATCGCGGAGATATCGGCCGGTGTACGACGCCTCGACTCGGGCGATCTCCTCGGGCGTGCCGGTGGCGACGACCTCGCCGCCGCCTTCGCCGCCCTCCGGCCCGAGGTCGATCACGTGGTCGGCGTTCTTCACGAGGTCGAGTTCGTGTTCGATCACGACGACGCTGTTGCCGTCGGCGGTGAGCCGGTGGAGTACGTCGATCAGCTTCCGTTCGTCCTCCTTGTGGAGCCCGGTCGTCGGCTCGTCCAGCAGGTAGAGGGTGTCGCCGCTGTCCTTCTTGCCGAGTTCCTCGGCGAGTTTCACGCGCTGGGCCTCCCCGCCGGAGAGGGTCGTCGAGGGCTGGCCCAGTTGCATGTAGCCGAGTCCGACG
The Halalkaliarchaeum desulfuricum DNA segment above includes these coding regions:
- a CDS encoding 2-oxo acid dehydrogenase subunit E2; this translates as MSTKEFKLPDVGEGVAEGELVSWLVEPGDAVSEDQPVAEVETDKALVEVPSPYNGTVKQLYVEEGEMVPVGDVIISFELDDGDDDDGDETVEAAVEPDDTEMEAAEPETEPEPAAEPEPAGVESTDGETADVETPEGRVFAPPSARRIARELGVDIAAVSGSGPGGRITETDVREHAEATASVEPEPTPTTEVETRDAETRDAETRDAATGEARTAEAATPTGVEPAGRDNTLAVPATRRIAREEGVDIDDVPTDLTRDGEPFVTEQQVREYARALEAAVEAEAAAEPTAGTDTADAGVETATPTPGEPGTAQRPEETVPYRGVRRTIGEQMEESKYTAPHVTHHDTVEVSALADARERLKPRAEEQGVSLTYLPFVMKAVVKGLKEYPILNSQLREEDEEIALKKYYNVGIAVATDAGLMVPVVENVDEKGLFELSREVHDLASRARERKLDLEEMRGGTFTITNFGAIGGEYATPIINYPETAILGLGAIEKRPVVEDDEVVARPTLPLSLTIDHRVIDGAEAAAFTNTVMSSLNEPLLLLE
- the lpdA gene encoding dihydrolipoyl dehydrogenase, with translation MVVGDISTGTDVLVIGAGPGGYVAAIRAAQHGLDTTLVERDAYGGVCLNYGCIPSKALITGAGLAHEAGNAEHMGIHADPAVDMEGLGGWKDDVVDQLTGGVEKLCKANGVNLVEGEASFADENTVRVAHGGDGQGSESIEFEHAIVATGSQPIELPGFDFTDEEVWTSRDALAADTIPDRLVVVGAGYIGMELATVFAKLGTDVTVVEMLDDALPMYESDVARVVRKRAKDLGIEFQFGEGASEWQESPDGGIQVVTETEDGVESTYAADKVLVAVGRRPVTEGVGLEAAGIETDDNGFIEVDDRMRTNRDHVFAIGDVAGEPMLAHVASHEGIVASEVIAGEPAAMDAQAVPAAVFTDPEVATVGMTEAEAEEEGFEPVVGEMPFRASGRALTADHTDGFVRIVADEETGLVLGGQIVGPEASELIAEVSLAVEMGATLEDVGSTIHTHPTLAEAVMEAAENAQGQAIHTLNR